The Castor canadensis chromosome 12, mCasCan1.hap1v2, whole genome shotgun sequence genome contains the following window.
cttccctgtACATGTCTTACAGTATAGCTCAAGGCACCCAGCACAGCTGAGGGCACAGCACTTCACAGCAGCAAAGAGAGCAGCTCACAGCTTGATTGTCACACTGGCCAAAGAGCCAGAAGAGCATTAACAAGCCAGTCCAGCGCACCAGGCCTACCCTACTTGGgaacttcctctttttttttttttgtctcctgcTGTTAGGTGAGCCAACCTTGAGTTCCCTTCCAGCTTGTTTCTTCAGTGGCATTGCACAGGAAGATGGAAGTCTCCTAGTCAGCTGTGTTACCTGTAGCAAGTCATTCCACTCTCCAGGTCCCTGTTATCTCTAAGATTAAGTGAAGACTTTGGACCGTCTGTGGCTTCTATGTCTTTTAGCAGAAGTAGTCAACCTTTATCTCAAAACTGTTGTGGAATAAACTCCTGTCTCCACATAAGACCAAGCCATACTTTTATTGATTTAATCTACAGATAAAGTATGATGTACTTAGGGATTCAAGGGCCCTTGAGGGTTCTTAAGAAGTTCCCTTAAGTGTCTCTCTTAGCTGAATTTGTAATGACCCTAACATTGTGTGGAACTCAATGAGCTATTTTTAGAACTTCTCTGTCATTCTTGGCTCCCTGGCCTCAGAAAATCATCTCTTGAGCTGGGAGCAGAGACTAAGAAAGCAAAAAATTTTcctcacaaaagagaaaaagtggaCCTTTAATGGTCTGAGTTGACAAGGGTAAATATAACCAGAAATGTAAATTTCTCAGAATGGAGGGAGGCCCATTACCCACTGGGCCTCTCAGAACTGAAGAGGacctagaagcaggaaaaccttacagcaccaaaaagaaaaaaaaaaaaaagtgattcatCCCAGTGTTCCTCAGACTTCACAGAAAAGACTGAGGTGAGGTAAAGTAAGGTGAGAGGCTGTCAGGATGGCCAAGCACAGAAGAATTAGCCCAGCTGAAGTAGTAGAGCTTGATCAGAACCCAAGACCACTCATGAGAACTTGAGTGACTCACCCAACCATTCCAGGCTTCAGTTCCTTTTTCCATAAAATGGGTATTATGCCTACTTCACAAAGTTGTTAAGTTTAATAATTTAGCTAACATATGAAATACGTAGTCTATTACCAGACAGGTCATAAGTACTCAATAAGTATATACCTCAAGTTAACTTGTGACTGgctttttgttatcttggaaggAGAAACTAAGCATTATAAATTCATGTGTCCCCATGtttgcactttttttctttcttctttttagcaAAGTGTCCTTTTTAAGAAACTCCAAGTTTGTTTCAGTTGAACTAATGGCAATGTGATTTCCCACACTCAGGCTAGAGGAGAAGGGGATGGGAGCCATACTGAGCTGTGCTATGGAGACTGGGCAGAGCAGCTCTGGTCTCCCCTCTCCACTCCTCCAAAGTCAGCTCACAAATCCTATCTCTCCTGCCCAGTGGTAACACTGTTATAAATCTGTACCCATTTTCCATTCTCATGGGCTCTCCATAAACACTGAACAGTTCTTCACAGGACTGTTAGGGCCTCCTACAGACCTCTTGCTCTATCAAGGTCACTATCATGCCCATGATGGTAAAGCTAACTGCTAATTCTCAGGTTTCATCTCACTGGACCTATCAGCCACATTTGATGTACTTGCTCACTCCCACCTTCGAATGTCTTCACTTGGTTTTCAGGCACCTGGTCTTCCTCCCAACACACCAGCacactggccattcttttttCAGACACCTTTCCTGGTTCTTCCTCATCCCCAAACTTCTAAACGTTGTGCCAGAACACTCTAAAGCTGTAGACCTTATTTCTTCTCTGCTGCTCTTACTTCTATGTTGACCTCACCTGGTTTTAAATGCCCTCTGTACAGCCATAGCTTCCTGTACTTACGTTCCCTCTGTGTGGCGTTCTCCCTGCCTCCTGCACACATGGCCTCTGCAGCACAATGCCGGATTCTGCGCCTGCGTCAGGTCTTTGCTTAGAGGTTATTATCTCAGTGAGATCTCCCATGCACAcattctttaaaaacacaaatctcCTTCCTTCTGGGGGCTCTCCCACCCCCATAAACCCACTTCCTATccctcttctctgttttcttgtttttttttttaatttttcccccctacccccaccccttttctctgttttctttctctccacagTATGTGTATCATTCTCTGAGTTactatattcatttattcctgcCTCTCTTCATTAGAATATGTTTCCTGAGGGCAGGGGCGTTTGCTGATTTCAGTTCTGTATCCCCAGCACCTAACACAGTGCCTGCCCCTAATAGGCATAAACACTGCTGGATAGCCGAAtgaatcagaaaatgaaaaatggcaGTTATTTTCCCTTCCCTAATCTACTCTACACAAAGAAGCTAGCTTCCCTAAAGGAGAACCTGACAACATCACTCACCTCAGCAAAACATCCAAATCTGCAGCATGTGCCTAGTTTTCTAAGTATACAATACACACTGCATTTTGAAGACAATACAAAAACAAGGAGTAGGAAATATCTCAATCATTTTGATATTAGTTACACTCTGAAATTATAGTATTTTGGGATAtgataaactaaataaaattattattaattcacctgtttctttttactaGAAACAAAACATTTTGAATCACACCCATAGCTTGGGATTACATTTCTATTGGACACAGTGATCTAGACACTACTCACAGACCAGAGAAAAAAATGCCCGAACTCCCCTCTTTGCAAGTCAAGGCCTTCTTATGCAACCTGCCCTCCACATGCTTTTCCCACTGTGTCTCTCCCTAGGGCCCAGCACAACTTCATAAACAAGCCTAGCCCAACAGTACTTGCTGTTCCTCCTACACACTTGTATTTCTCCTCTTCCAGCATCTGCTCTATCCTCCTCCTGCCGGGAATGTCCTTTGCAGCACTGCCAACGCCTCAGTGGCCTTGCTCAGGGCCCACCTTGGCCTTGAGGCCTTCCCATTAACAGCCTCTCTCGGCCGGAGCGCTTAGGTGATGCCTCACTCCTGGATCACTCCTAACTCAGTTTTATGGGCTCAAGCAATTTATGGCTTTCTTATCATTATGCCATCCTTCCGTGGCTCTTTTCACTCCCCAATTCTGGAGCGAAAGATGGCATAGTCAGCTAGCTATTCCCTGGTGGCTGGAGTCCCGCCCAACTCTCGTGGACtgcccactccccccaccccagccccggTACAGTAAAACTACGCATGAATCTCACCCTCCCTAGGTAACTTAAGGTCCCTACTTTTTGAGTGTTGGTGCATCTTCTGCCCTGACTGGCACCGTAAATGACTGAAGGGCACTTCCCACGCATGGGGAAACGGGGTACTTCAACTAACTTCGGGAGCTATCACGCCTGCGCACTGGGGGCGGAGGGGAGGGGGGCGGAGGGGAGGGGGGCGGAGGGGAGGGGTACGGAGGGGGGCGAGAGAGAAGCCGCGCATGCGTGTGACCCGGTGGGCGCGTGAGTGGCAGGGCAGGCTGGAGGCGGAGCCAGACAACCCGCGTTGGCCCCGCCCACCACCAGAGTATAAGGCCCGGCCGCTCGCAGTCCATCGCTGGTCCTCGAAGGCTCGCACACGTCTTCGTCATGTCGTCCAAGTCGTCGATGGTTCTGGGTTACTGGGATATTCGCGGGGTGAGTGCCCTCTCAAGGTCGGAGCCGCTCGGTCCGGGAGACAGACGCGGAGGCGGTCTCCTTTAGCAGCTGCTGTACGTGGTGGTGGGGGGCCTTGTATGGGGAGCCGACCCCTGCCCAGCCTCTGGGGTCTCCAAGCCCCGCCGGGAGGGCCTGAAGGCTGCATGGTGTCGGGGCCGGGCTGTGGGGCTGCTGGACTGCTTAACGACCACCCCAGCATGATGCGGGGGCTTGGCAGTGCTGGGCCGGGGGACGTTGGcgggcgggggtggggtggggaccgTGGGAACCGCGCAGGCGCCGGGTCAGGGTtgtctccccccccccgccccaccacCCCAGCTGGCCCACGCCATCCGCCTGCTCTTGGAGTTCACCGACACATCGTATGAGGAGAAACGCTACACGTGCGGGGAAGGTAAAGCTGCAGTGGGTGCTGCGCCCTGCCTCCCCTAGGCCGAGTTGGCATCCAGTTGTCCCTAGCTTGTGCCCGGGGGGGTGGCATCGCACCAATCACCTGGGAGCTTCCTGCTGTATCCTGTGTGAGGGGAGGCGCATCCTTTTCCTGGAGCTGGGGGTTCCCCTCTGCCGTGGCCCAATCCTATCTTAATACTTAGCCAAATAGGCCGCAAAGACTAAATGGTTAAACTTTGGAGGGCTGGGAATTTGAGGAATTTGGACTAAGGTATTTCTTTAGGTCCTTGAGTCAGGTGGATTAGTAAGGAGGATGGGTCTGGCTTCTCTCTCTTACAGCTCCTGACTATGATCGGAGTCAATGGCTGGATGTGAAGTTCAAGCTAGACCTGGATTTTCCTAACGTAGGTGGTTTTTAGGAgaggaagaagcagaaggaaaagtCTTCAAGTATATCTAGTGTTGCTTTTTCCCCTCCCTGGTTTGACAGGATCTAGAACATGGGATCTTAGCATGTTTAGAATAGATAAAATTCAAAGGTTCTTGAActggaggggggaaaaaaatcacattttcatttcCACTAACAAAAGTTAACATTTCCTTCAATAGTGAACAAGCAATGAGCGACATTAATTACTAGCATGCCTGTGACTTTGTCACTAGAGGAAATGAGGTATTTTCATGGTCTGTTAAATGTGTTGCAGGTATTGTAAATGTTACATTCCTCACTACTTGTGAAATTATGGTTACTACATCTGCTTGCTTTTTAATGTATGAATCACGTTAATAAGTACATgttataattttgcttttaaatgttctatagttttgtaatttgtatttaaaaaacccTATTCTGAGTAAGGCTGTATGGCACACACATACAGATTTAAGAACCTTTGTCTAGAATCAGGTGGGGACCCATTGCTACTTTctacttattttcttcctttccccttgcagcttctctctctcttgcaagTTTCACCTTGCAAGTTTCCTCTTTCCCAGGAGAGGGAAGGTAACAAGAGAGAGCTAGGCTTTTCATGTCCACTGTCCTTTTCCTTCCAGCTGCCCTATCTCCTGGATGGGCAGAACAAGATCACCCAGAGTAACGCCATCTTACGCTACATCGCTCGCAAGCACAACATGTGTGAGTGGGGTAGAGCCAATAAAGGAGACCAGCCTGTTTGCTCAATTGGAAGTGGATGATCCCAAGAGTCATTTGTTGCCATTTGGCCAATAGGTGGTGACAGTGAAGAAGAAAAGATTCGAGTGGACATCATGGAGAACCAGATAATGGATTTCCGCATGCAGCTGGTGCAGATCTGCTACAACTCTGACCATGTGAGTTTCCTTAGCAGGCATCAGCAGAGTTGGGGTATCAAGAAAAGAAGCACTTAGGAATCTAAGGGTTATTTCTATTCCCTTCTGTTGCTACCTTCCCACCAACCCAAGAATATGAaacaactcatttttttttttttattgtttaggcaTGTAATTCTGGTGTTAGCTCTCCTCCTTTCCAAAGCTCTTTTTCCCTATCCTGCCTgccactccccctccccccaatgaAGGCAGAGAGAAGATGGCACTTGGAGAAGAAGTAATAATTGTCCATCACTGGCCTGTCCCCTGATAAGCTATGTagatgatgatggctattcttgcTCATTTTTTCCCTCCCAGGAAAAACTGAAGCCTCAGTACCTGGAACAGCTACCTGGACAACTGAAACAATTCTCCTTGTTCCTGGGGAAATACTCCTGGTTTGCAGGGGAAAAggtaggaagaagggaaagggagaggataCCTGTCTCTGCAGAACTTCATACACCTGACCATCTTACTCTCCTCCTCCTAGCTCACCTTTGTGGACTTTCTGACCTATGATGTCTTAGACCAGAACCGTATGTTTGAGCCCAAGTGCCTGGATGAGTTCCCAAATCTGAAGGCTTTCATGTGCCGCTTTGAGGTGATGCTCCCTGCCCCTTTCTTTTACAAACATTCACAGGTCCAAGGGGCCCCATTATGGTAGATTGTTATGCAACACCAGTTTTTGCTTAACGAGATCAATGGTTGAACACCTGGACCTTTATTTCCTGGGAAGGGGCTGGCCTCTACACCCCAAAGACATTGTCTATAAGAAATGAGAGGAAGGTGGCAGAGACAGCATGTGAATGCTGCTATTGTGTTGCATGGAGCTATTGGGCAGGACTAGGAGCCTAA
Protein-coding sequences here:
- the Gstm3 gene encoding glutathione S-transferase Mu 3; this translates as MSSKSSMVLGYWDIRGLAHAIRLLLEFTDTSYEEKRYTCGEAPDYDRSQWLDVKFKLDLDFPNLPYLLDGQNKITQSNAILRYIARKHNMCGDSEEEKIRVDIMENQIMDFRMQLVQICYNSDHEKLKPQYLEQLPGQLKQFSLFLGKYSWFAGEKLTFVDFLTYDVLDQNRMFEPKCLDEFPNLKAFMCRFEALEKIAAYMQSDRFFKMPINNKMAKWGNKCIC